One window of the Anopheles cruzii chromosome 2, idAnoCruzAS_RS32_06, whole genome shotgun sequence genome contains the following:
- the LOC128278809 gene encoding eclosion hormone-like has translation MFAANFALVACLIGIPCGIFVEANPQLDMLVSGYEMFGICVKNCAQCKKLYGAYFEGQRCAESCIKDRGSNVPDCEDLASIAPFLNTLEAQNLLF, from the exons ATGTTCGCAGCCAACTTTGCTTTGGTCGCCTGTCTGATCGGCATCCCTTGCGGCATCTTCGTTGAAGCAAATCCTCAGCTGG ATATGCTCGTCAGCGGCTACGAGATGTTTGGGATTTGCGTGAAGAATTGCGCCCAGTGTAAGAAGCTGTACGGAGCGTACTTCGAGGGACAGCGCTGTGCCGAGTCGTGCATTAAGGACCGCGGCAGCAACGTGCCGGACTGTGAGGACCTAGCCTCCATAGCACCGTTTCTGAACACTCTCGAGGcgcagaatttattgttttga
- the LOC128277525 gene encoding eclosion hormone-like encodes MFWTKLCFISVCVVFLSLTGRATVEANPQLELMGGYDIIGICITNCAQCKKMYGAFFEGHLCAEACVQFKGKTIPDCEDLGSIAPFLNKMR; translated from the exons ATGTTCTGGACCAAGCTCTGTTTCATCAGCGTTTGTGTGGTGTTCCTGTCGCTCACCGGCAGAGCCACCGTCGAAGCGAACCCGCAGCTCG AGCTAATGGGAGGGTATGACATCATCGGCATATGCATCACCAACTGCGCCCAGTGCAAGAAGATGTACGGAGCGTTCTTCGAGGGTCACCTTTGCGCGGAAGCGTGCGTTCAGTTCAAGGGCAAAACCATACCGGACTGCGAGGACCTCGGCTCGATCGCTCCGTTTCTGAACAAGATGCGCTAG